A genomic region of Gossypium hirsutum isolate 1008001.06 chromosome D01, Gossypium_hirsutum_v2.1, whole genome shotgun sequence contains the following coding sequences:
- the LOC107921572 gene encoding uncharacterized protein, producing MANQTLKQLAAPNLATQPPSITYPALDRPLKLNSGFLNLFPKFNGLAGEDPYHHINEFLITCSTMQPDGIEEEQIKLRAFPFSLQGLAKDWLYYMPPGSFTTWTRLHKAFLEKYFPASRIGSIRKEICGIKQLVGESLYEYWERFKRLCASCPQHQISEQLLVQYFYEGLTPQDRGMIDAASGGALVDKTPEQARNLIANMVQNTQQFGLRRSDLGKRMDEGQSSMMEAQLANLTAMVSKLMTGGNVKASLCGICCLEGHTTDMCPTLHEREANAVFPNQRRYDPYSATYNEGWRDHPNLRYQNRATPPGFEQQNSRQYNSSQQQPSHQNLSAKTKTHAMLEQMMKMMADQEKETDGRFQSLESTVKQLQTRASSTDVNLGNLQAQVNNRLLSQPVVNPRDNVSAITLRSGKELRSILKKAQNSNEEGEIEVRKVRFSDIEEENLVLPKADLQPSQAAPKEVGKSRLQWSTASHDAANFEQEMRFLELRAQAGQNDNNQPRSYVPKAPFPQCLRKEKSDDVNAKILETFRKVQVNIPLIDAIKQVPRYAKFLKELCTSKRRLIGNEKISLGENVSTVFQKKLPIKCKDPGMFSIPCKIGDLKLDRAMLDLGASINVMPRSIYDRVQLGALKDMGLIIQLADRSNAYPDGVLEDVLVQVNE from the coding sequence ATGGCTAACCAGACCTTGAAGCAATTAGCCGCTCCTAACTTGGCTACGCAACCACCATCTATCACGTATCCTGCCCTTGATAGGCCATTAAAGCTTAATTCGGGATTCCTGAATTTGTTTCCAAAATTCAATGGGTTAGCAGGTGAGGACCCTTACCATCATATTAATGAATTTCTAATTACTTGTTCAACTATGCAGCCAGATGGCATTGAAGAGGAACAAATCAAGCTCCGAGCCTTCCCTTTCTCGTTACAAGGTTTGGCGAAGGACTGGTTATATTACATGCCGCCAGGCTCATTCACAACGTGGACAAGGTTACATAAGGCATTTCTTGAGAAGTATTTTCCGGCATCAAGAATAGGGTCAATCAGGAAGGAAATTTGTGGAATTAAGCAACTGGTAGGTGAGTCATTATATGAGTACTGGGAAAGGTTTAAACGACTATGTGCGAGTTGTCCACAGCATCAGATTAGTGAGCAGCTCTTAGTGCAATATTTTTATGAAGGGTTGACACCACAAGATCGAGGAATGATTGATGCAGCGAGTGGAGGTGCATTGGTTGATAAAACTCCTGAGCAAGCCCGAAATTTGATCGCTAATATGGTGCAGAATACACAGCAATTTGGTCTTAGGAGGTCCGACTTGGGTAAACGAATGGATGAGGGCCAGTCGAGTATGATGGAGGCTCAGTTAGCTAATTTAACGGCTATGGTAAGTAAATTGATGACTGGAGGTAATGTGAAAGCTTCACTATGTGGCATTTGTTGTTTAGAAGGACATACCACAGATATGTGTCCGACATTACATGAAAGGGAAGCTAACGCCGTCTTTCCAAATCAGAGAAGGTATGATCCATACTCAGCTACCTATAATGAGGGATGGAGAGACCACCCCAATCTCAGATATCAAAATCGAGCCACACCTCCGGGATTCGAGCAGCAAAATTCTCGACAATATAATTCGTCACAGCAACAACCCAGCCATCAAAATCTTAGTGCTAAAACTAAGACCCATGCCATGCTTGaacaaatgatgaaaatgatggcTGACCAGGAGAAGGAAACCGATGGAAGATTTCAGTCCTTGGAATCGACAGTGAAGCAATTACAAACCAGAGCCTCGTCAACTGACGTTAATCTTGGGAACTTGCAAGCACAGGTAAATAATCGGTTACTGTCACAGCCTGTGGTAAATCCGAGGGATAATGTCAGTGCTATAACCTTGCGAAGTGGGAAGGAGTTGAGATCGATACTAAAGAAGGCCCAAAACAGCAATGAGGAAGGCGAAATTGAGGTAAGAAAGGTCCGATTTAGTGATATTGAAGAGGAAAATTTAGTCTTACCAAAGGCGGATTTACAACCGTCGCAAGCAGCTCCAAAGGAAGTAGGGAAATCACGTTTACAATGGTCCACTGCTTCGCATGATGCCGCAAATTTTGAGCAGGAAATGAGATTTCTCGAGCTTAGAGCACAAGCAGGTCAGAACGATAATAACCAACCTCGGTCTTATGTGCCAAAGGCGCCATTTCCACAATGTTTGAGGAAGGAAAAATCAGACGACGTCAATGCCAAAATTCTTGAGACTTTCCGTAAGGTACAAGTTAATATTCCATTGATTGATGCAATTAAACAGGTGCCTAGATATGCTAAGTTTTTAAAAGAATTGTGCACATCTAAAAGGAGGTTAATTGGAAATGAGAAGATTAGTCTAGGCGAAAATGTCTCTACAGTATTTCAAAAGAAACTTCCTATTAAATGTAAAGATCCTGGAATGTTTTCGATACCTTGTAAGATAGGAGACCTTAAATTAGATAGAGCTATGCTTGATTTGGGTGCTTCTATAAATGTTATGCCTAGGAGTATCTACGATAGGGTTCAATTAGGTGCATTAAAAGACATGGGACTGATAATTCAACTTGCAGATAGGAGTAATGCCTACCCTGATGGTGTTTTAGAAGATGTTTTAGTGCAAGTGAATGAGTGA